In Mycosarcoma maydis chromosome 20, whole genome shotgun sequence, the genomic stretch GGATACAAATGTTTCGCCAATGTGAAAAACGGTTGTGGATGACGTTGAAAGTAGCCAATGTCGAAGATGGCCTCAGCGTAAGGTAGGTTGTAAGCCGCGAGGTTGGCGTACAGACCGGTACCGGGAGAGCGGAAATCGGGGATGGGTGGGGAAGCTGATGTAGAGATACCGGCGCCGGCGAGCACAATGACATTGCGTGTAGTGGGTGATGCGAGGAGCGAGGCTACTCCGCTGAGCGTCGGACCATGTGAGGAAGGGAAGAAGCGGTTGTCACCAGCTGTTGAACTGGAGCTGGAGGTGCTACTCGAGTCGGAAGGGATGGAGCTCTTTGTCTCTGGCATTCTGCtgcaacgacgatgacgatggcatCCAATCCCAGAATACGATGATGGCGCAAAGGTTAAGGCTTTCACGTTTGGGTGTTCTGATTGAGTGTCTAGTATACTTGGCTGTCAGAACAAACAagaggctgctgcagccatcATGCGTTGCTGTCGTGTGGAGGCACCATCGTCCGTGCGTTAACATACGACTACAAcgcgaatcacggatcgtgaatcgtgaatcgtgaatcgtgaatcgtgaatcgtgaatcgtagATTTTTTTGTGACCCTAATTTCTGCTTTCGCTTTTCATCCAACGAGTTTATCACGATTTGGCGTTTTCAGGCGCATACACgaaaattcgtgattccatTTTGATTGATAAACTTGGCGTTCGTGGTTCGCGTGATTTCTTGCGGCGCTCATGGAACGACTCAACCAAAGGTAAGTTCGGTTAgaatcattcacgaatggcaaAACAAACGCTGGTAGTGCTCAAAGGCACACGGTGCGACGCACACTcgtaactcacgactgcaaTTCAGAAGAACACGGAAAGGCGTcatcgatgatgctgatcaacaatcacgaatcacgaatgcccCGGATTTACaccgctcgtcgcttgcttTTTCTCTCCCCTATGGTAGATAGAGCTTTATTACCGTTGTGAATGATGTTGTGAAATAACGTCCAGCCCCTTCGGGCTTTGATGAAACGCGGAACTGATGGTCACAGAGTGGTACTtatcagtcgtgagtgtagCGCATACCGACAAAGCTGGGCTCCACCGAATCTCGGACTGCACATGGTGGTGAGTGATTAAGGCAGTCGGCGCATTTCTAATTCCATTTACAACTGCAACCCCCACTGGTTGCTTCCTCTTTACCTCACCATCACTATCGCCTCCTACATCCTTTCCTTTTTTCCTCAATCAACGTTGGACCCGCTCGTCTTCACTCACGATCCATACACACACAACAATGGCTAACCTCGTCACCGCTAACGATCCGCGCAAAGTCGTCGTCATTACCGGTTGCTCGTCCGGACTTGGCCGCTCAATGGCCATCGAGTTTGACGCTCAGAAGGAGTACCGCGTGTTTGCAACCGCACGCAACGTCGAAGCCCTTCGCGATCTGCCGGCAGGCATCGAACGTGTTCAACTAGACGTCACCAACACCACTTCCATCAACGACGCCTTCAAGGCGATCACTAGCTCTACTCACAATCGGATCGATGTGCTGATTAACAATGCCGGTGTAAACCTCGCCGTCGGTCCACTGATCGAAACGCCAATTGACGATATCCGAAAGACCTTTGAAGCTAATGTAAGCATCGCCGCCACCCTCacgtttggcttggcttaGCTGAGAGAGGCGATAGATAAACGCTGACCATGCCACTTTTGCCTTTTCTTGTACCGGCCCAACCCAACAGCTCTTCGGATTGGTCGCAGTGACACAAGTCGCCGCTCCTTACATgattcgtcgtcgatccgGCACCATTGTAAACATTGGATCTGTGGCCGCCATTGCCTGCATGCCCTTTGGCGGCCCCTACTCCGCCTCGAAATCCGCCGTACACGCTATCTCTGACACACTTCGGCTCGAACTCTCTCCGTTTGGCGTCAacgttgtcgtcgtcgcccCTGGAGCCATCAAATCGTCTATTGCGGAAAACACATTGAAGAACCGTTCCAACTCGTCCAAACCCTCTGGCGACGACGGAGACCTCGGCTACCTTCCGGCGGAATCGCTATACAAACACGTCGAAGATCTCGTCAAGTTTAGGGCCGAGTTCAGCCAGCAGGGCGAACCAACGCCAAGCGAAACGTTTGCAAAGAACGTCAGACAATGGGTAGCAGCAACTCGACCGGGCGCATACCTCTTTACGGGCAAGAAGAGTTCGGTTGTCTGGATCTCGTATTATCTACCTGTGAGAGTAAAGGATTGGATCTTGGGTAGAATCTTCCAGATTCACAGGATCGGTCAGAACGCTCATAAAAACAAGAACATCTGAAGACGATGCTCACgacgaattcgtgattcacgattcctgTGCTTTGGTTAGATGCTCTTGGCTTCTCAAGTGATAAAATCAAATTCACATTCTTCGCCAGGCGCGCTGCGCCACGCGCGTTCATCATACATCCTCAACACATTGTCCGTCCGAACGTGAGTGTTTGCCCAAATCGAGAAGAAAAGTGTGACGCTTGGGTTCAGCAGTATAATTTAAGCCAACAAGGGAACGATAAGGTTCATGAGCAAGCCCGAATAGGCAGCCAAACAGTCTTTCCTTGATCCGCGACCAGAAAcacgtcttgctcgtcctcatTCTGCTCCCGCTGTGCACCTGTTAGCAGACACGTCTCGTCCCTGACCCTCTGGAACTTCAACCCATGCATCCTACACGCCTTTCTCAACTCCCTCACATCGCCACGTGTCTGCTCGTCGTTTCTGACAAACGTCCCATAGTGTACTGCTAGGCTAACCATGGCTCTTGGGTTTCCCTCTTTCTGGAAAATGGCGTGGCATTCGACCGCATCATGCGGGTCCATGTGGATGCTCGACGTCAAGGTGCTGCTCACCCTTGGAAAAGGTGAGAACGCTCTCGGGAAGGGATCCCATGATCGGAAGTAGCTTAGACTCGAGCCTACTGAGATGGGCAAGAGGAGAAGGTCGAAAGGCTGGAATTTGCGAGCGATCTCGGCGAACGCCGGGCAGGCTGGGTATTTGGATCGCTTGTGCGGATTATCATGATGATACTTGAGCCCAGTATCACCAGCGAAAAAGGCGCAGAACCTTTGGTGTTGGGAAATCCATTCAACAACCCAACTCGCCCACAGACTTGCATCCTTGTCACCTGAGCCTCTCCCACTTCCGTGCTGTGCTGGCGTACACCAGATCTTGACTTGCCCCTCTTGTGATCCTCCGAGAGACAAGGTGGCCGAATCCCACCAATCCAATTCGCTCACCTGCTCCGATTTCCAACCAAACCCACCACTTCCCGTCAACTTTTCCTTGACTCCTAGCGGCACGAACGCATGGACGGCGTCTCCACGCGTGTGGAGAAGTTGTTGAAAAGTGTGGTAGTCCAGGTGGTCGTAGTGCGAGTGagagatgacgacgaaatCAATCGGTGGGAGGTCTTTCACCGAGCAGGGTGCCGGAGTGAAGCGTTGTGGGCCGGCGGATTGCGAGGGAGAACAGCGTTCCGAGAAGATCGGGTCGAAGAGGATGTTGATGGATCGAGAAGAGACGTCTTGCCTCTCGCCGTCGGCGGCGGATGTTGAGAGTGGTGGAAGCTGAACAAGTGTGGTTGCATGACCTAGCCAAGTGACTCTGGCTGCTGTGCGATCCGGATTCGTTGGATCTTGCCAATCCCTCCAAGGTTTTTCCTGCGCTGCGTAGTCCGCTTCCGTTCCAGCTCTCTTTTCCATCTTGTGCTTAGTCTGTTGTTGCGCTGCAGGATGTTCCGCCTTCTCTTGCTCTCGCAGCTGATCCACTTGATTCTCCAAGTGCCTCGATGGCCATCCCCACTCTGGCTTGACCACCTCGACGTGATCCCACTCCTCGCCTAAGTCCTGATCCTCCTTTCTAGCCGTTAGCCGCTGCCTCTGAATCTTCTTGTTGGACTTGAATCCACTCGACCTCTTACTTCCCCTCCCGGAACCTTCCTCGTAACTATCAGGTAGACCCCACTTGAGCCCACCGTTCAGGATCCCTTTGATACCAGTTTTGCGAAAGCTCTGTTCCCAAGGATTGCGGAATGTGAGGTGATCCAACATGTGActctgctgcttgttgagTGATTGCTGCTCCTCTCCTGATTGGTGGTCGTGGCGAGAAGACGCGCTTTGACGcggcgagctgagctgtCCAACGGCGGTAGATGTAGCGCGTGTGACCTGGGATACTACTGTAGGCACCCAGTGTGAGGGCAGTTCATCCGGATCCAGAGTATGCAAGTCTGCGATCGGATCGGAAGATCGACAGTTGAGCACGATTCGATACGGCGTGCAACGGTTCGAGTTCGCCTTGGTGGATTCATTGTGAGCATAGCATGTGTCGTCCGTCGTTGTCTGCGCGGCGGGCTCGTCggatgaggaggatgaACGAGACGAGGAAACCGACTCGGCGTCATTCGGTTGATCCTGGCCGTGAACCATCTCATCTATCGTTCTATGGTGTCGTTTATGTTGTTGCTCTGCAGCTGACATCTTGCGTTCCACACTATAGTGTTTGGTGGTTTCCAACGTGGATCTTTATCCAGCAAACCGGCTATCGTTGAGCCAGAAACCGATGTAGATAGAGCACAGGTCTAAGTGGAGGGCCTCCCCGGATGTGGTGGGACAGCAAGATGCTAGCTCGTCGAACGGTGGGCACAGGAATTCCCATCAAGAGGGGGCGCGGATTGCTGACCCTAACTAACTTaactctgtgacttggaCTTTCACGCCTGCCAAAACCAAAACGCCAAGACAATCAAGAATCTGCAAAAGTGACTCAGAGGATGCCAGACAGCTTCGTGGTTTAGCAGGGTTGTGTGGAATGTCGCATGTGAATCTGAGATGGATCGACCAAGCATATCAACAGCCTGTCCAACGCTGCAATATGGGCGTCATCgcgcagtcacgagtctttAGTGGCTCAACACGATCATGCGTGACGGATacgtgactcgtgacttacGTGATATTCcctcattcgtgatttctgcCTCGTCTCAGTCGATCTAACACTTGTACTTTCTTCCATGTTCCATGTTCCATGTTCCGTGTTCctcttcgtgcttcttcGCTCCTTGTATGTCTTGGAAGTGCACCCTGATTTCCTCCAGAACATACAAAGCTTGCTCAGCGACACCCTCTGACAACCAACATTGTCGTTTGCGTCGACGGTGGCGGCATGGCTACGCATCAAAGTTCTCTGCAGGTCGATCACGAACTCATAGCTCATCTAGCCCTTTCAGCTTACCACCAGCTGCCACCTCGAGGCGGCAAACCGGGCATCAAATCCAACAACCGAATTGAATGGACCGTACTAGCTGCCTTTATCCTCTCCTACCCTGCCACGGAATCGCGTCAATACACGCTTATAAGCCTAGCTACGGGACTCAAATGTTTACCATTCACCTTGCTACCCGCTCACGGAGACGTACTGCACGATCAGCATGCCGAAGTACTCGCTCGCAGAGGCGCTCGATCGTGGCTTCTACATCGACTGGAGCAGGAAGTCGATTCTGGTGAACTCAAGCTCTTTCAGGAGGCTGAAGCTAAGGCTgggaagaggtggaggcTAAGTCAAGGGGTGAGATTGCATCTTTATGTGTCTACGTTGCCATGCGGCGATGCTAGCAGCAAGTTGCTCGACTTTCAAAGGGCTGCACAGGATGTACTCGCAGCTACACCAAATGCACCCACGCcgaccgagctgctcgcatCAGATACTCAAACGTcttcaagctcaagctgcacaTCCAGTAGCATTGTACGAGGCCGCGCCTCTTCAACGCACCATTTGCTCCCAGCCGCCTCGCTTCGCACAAAACCAGGACGACCTGACTCGCCACCCTCGATCAGCATGTCGTGCTCCGACAAGATCGCACTCTGCAACGCACCCGGTATAGGTATGCAGGGGAGCCTACTCTCCTCGCTTATGGAACCAATTTATATTCACTCGCTCACGATGTGTGACCACCCCACTCGACACATCTTTCCCGCGTTTCCTTGGACTCCGCCGGACCAAGAGATAGAATTCCAAGAACAGGCAAGGCAAGCGCTGAAACACGTGCTGGCACAAGACTGCCGTCGCGCTTTGCAGAGGGCACGGCCCATCGACGACCCTCATCCAATCATCGTAGGTTGGTCAACGGTCGCATtcgtcgacagcagagAGTCTCGTCTCGAATTCGCCTGGTCGACCTTGTCCTCCTCCCCGGTTTCAGATAGCCATATTGCTGATGGCAAAGTGCCAAACATGTCGCAGCTCAAGTCATGCGAACCAGTCAGCTGCCCTAACTCGATCCTCTACATCCGCGATTCAGCTTTACAGTCTAAAAAGGGCAGAGTGGAGAACCTCGCAAGCGGCACCAAGATGGGCGCGCCCACGCGAAGGACGAAGTCCCAAATCGATGGACAGCTGAGCGAACCATTGAAGCCACCAGCTAGGTCTTGGCTGTGTCGACTCAACTTTTTTCAGTCTTTCGTTGCTGCCTACGATTCCATCACTGGCATTGCACCGCCACCAGAGCGGAAATCGCTGCTATATCGTGATGCAAAGCAAGGGGCCTTTGGTGAAGGATCCAAGGCATACACGACGAGAAAGGCCGAGTTGTTGGGTGGGACAGAGGACGCGCAAAAGCGTGTGCAGCAGTTCTTGGCTGGCGCCAGGCATGCCACGGCAATCAAGGctacgatgccgacaaATGAGGTGCAAAACACGATCGCGACACGAGAACCAGGTGAATCTGACAAGCTAAACGCGCCTGCACAGGACGCGAGCGTTTTCACCGCCTGGTTGAGAACTCCAGTCGCCTTGTCACAGTTCGACCTTCGAGGCCATACAgctcaagcgcaagcgcaagcccAACCCCCTTGCGCATCTGCACCCACCATTGGCGTCCCAACCTCGCTCATTCCACACCACGGCACAGAGCAATGAATCAGTTTGAGGATCGCATTCCGTTCAGCATCCTGAGCGTTTGCGACACCTGGAGACTTGGCTCCCCTGTCGTCTTGCACTTCAGGATCAAGTGTGATCAGAGGCGCAACAACATTGCGTCAAGCTTCACCATTCGTCTTCGAGACGATCGAATAGGGATGGTTGTCCCGAGGAAGCGCGCCCAACCAGCACCATGACCCTAACTGTCTGCAACAGGTGCTCCCTGAAATAGCTTGAGAAGCTCCCAGAGACCTTGAAGCCCGGCACGGCTGGCAATTCGAAGGCGACGCTTAGCACTGCGATTGACATCGCCATTGTCATCTCTATTGAGCGCAGAGACGTCTCCGAGGCTTGAAACCGAGGAGTTGCTGAGACTAGGTGCACTCTTGAAAGGTCGCTCAGGTGTActtgctcgctcatctgcattcgtgattgtctcgCTTCCCGCCAAACGTCTCGCTATTGGATGTGACCAATTGTGACTCGTCCGCCATAGAGGTAATGGGGTGATCTTGCGATCTCGGAACCGGATACGTATTGTTTGGACGTGGCAGATCTTCACGGGTATACGCTTTTGACTGTAGCGCGCATGCGATCGTCTCGTGCTGTGAGAGGCAGCACTCAGCATTTGGCAGCCCGAGGTCAGTCCAAAGGCTGCTCGATTTGATCCGGCTGTATCAGCTTGTTTGATTTTCCACACACTGTGTAAATTAGCCTTGATTCGGAGACCTATGAGGCCAGCATCTCTATCTCTCTGTCACACTTGCTGACGATTTGCTGATCCGTGAAGGAATAACAAGCCAAGACGCTTGGCGGGTTTCGCGAGGCAGATCGCCTGTCCAATACCAGCCATGGTCAGATGCGCCGGTTGCTTTGAAGGAGAGATATGGCGCAGTTTCGACAAGCGAAAACACGTCAGGATCTGCCCAGCAACCTACCTGGCGCGCTGCTTCTCTGTGTGTGTCGCGCGTCGAACCAGCAGGTGAAGAGATGTGATGATGCGAACGATTCGTTGACGCAAGCGACGTCTGGAAAGGCTCATGCTGTGCTTGGCAGTAAAAGTCTTGAAACTCCTCGTGACGATCGTGTCCGTTGGAGCGTGCTGCTACAATGCGTACTTCTAGAGGCGAGTCATTTGggacgtcgagcttggaaTCGCGTTGGCAAGACGACCAAAGTTTGACGAGTGCCATCTTACCGCTTTCAACGTGACGCCAGTACTGGTCGCGTTCGCCGATGCGCAACTCTTCCGCGCTTATGGTAGAtgctgcatcgtcgttgtcgaGACCACCTTGGTTCTCCAGCCGTAAGCCATCGGCAAGTTGTTCAAGAAGCGCTTCCCCAGATGCACTTTGTCGCAGtgtcgctgctctcggAAGTGTTCGCATTGCATCTTGGAAATGACTCGCGTCGAAGCGTGTTGCTCTTGAGTCACCAGCTTGCGCTTTGCAAGCGTTGGCACCTGGATCAGCCCGACTGCGTAAAGGTGGTGCCACACCACCAATCGGCGAACGCCTAATGTCGTGAGACCGCGTTGAAGCAACGGAACGGAAGCTTTCTTGTTCTTTTTCCCTTGGCGATGGCAGAGCGCCCAGCGGACTCAGCTCCAGCAACAGTAGCCTGAGCCGGGGTAGACAGGACGAGTGGACTGCAAGGTCGTAGAGTGCTTCTTGCACAGCAAATCTTCTGGCAGGGCCATGAGGTGCGCGCGGTGCTGGCTCATGTGCTTGTTGGTGAGCCGAGAGTTGTTCATACAGCTTCCATGCCTTTCTCCAAGCAACGTACGCCTCAAAATTGACCAATGCATctggtggcagcagcgacagtCGAAGGCATTCCAGTGTCTTGCGCGGTGAAAGACGTGCTTTGATGCCACTGGATACATCTGCTTGCTCGTACGAGACGATCTGTTCGCCAACCAGAAACGAAAGTAGAGCCGGGGGCGGGACGAGCTTGATTAGATGCAGGTGCGTGACCTCGGACAGTGGTGCAAGCGACTGCATGGTGGAGAACGGCGGCGCTGAGAACGACAGATTTGACAGTGTGATCCTACGTGGGCGACAGACAGTCGAAGCTCGAAGGAACTCGATCAGGGCTTCTCCACTTTGACGATGTTCAAGCGACACAAAGTCGAGTCGGGTCGCATGATCAAATAGTATGCGCAGGCTGTCTGTGTAGCAGTTCTGATCTGCCAGTGTATCGCCTGGCTGAAGCAAACCATCGCCTGGTGGCAAGTGAATGCAGCGAATCTTTGTCGCACAGCGTAACGAGTCGTCGTTCCGATTCTTGACTTGGGCGGCAATAGTACCGGCTAGGAGATTGAGCGATTTCAAACTGCCAAGTAGCGGCGTGCGGTACAGAACTTGGCTAGAGAGATTGTGCAGCAGTTTGCATGACAACGCAGCCGAAAGAAGGTCGACATTCGGCGAAGCAGGGAGTACAGGTGTGTCCTCCAGATCGACTCCATCCGGGTGGGGCAAGGTGGATGCGTATCGATCTACTGTTGGCACCAGCCAGGTGATGATCCTGGAAAGCAGCTCTGCAGGCAGGGCTGGCGTCTGGCTGTCCGCCTTCATCGCGGAACGAGCCTTTCCCTGTAGGATGAAACCAGGCAACAGACGCAGGCTGAAATATCGAGACTTCAACGTCA encodes the following:
- a CDS encoding uncharacterized protein (related to FMP30 - mitochondrial inner membrane protein with a role in maintaining mitochondrial morphology), translated to MSAAEQQHKRHHRTIDEMVHGQDQPNDAESVSSSRSSSSSDEPAAQTTTDDTCYAHNESTKANSNRCTPYRIVLNCRSSDPIADLHTLDPDELPSHWVPTVVSQVTRATSTAVGQLSSPRQSASSRHDHQSGEEQQSLNKQQSHMLDHLTFRNPWEQSFRKTGIKGILNGGLKWGLPDSYEEGSGRGSKRSSGFKSNKKIQRQRLTARKEDQDLGEEWDHVEVVKPEWGWPSRHLENQVDQLREQEKAEHPAAQQQTKHKMEKRAGTEADYAAQEKPWRDWQDPTNPDRTAARVTWLGHATTLVQLPPLSTSAADGERQDVSSRSINILFDPIFSERCSPSQSAGPQRFTPAPCSVKDLPPIDFVVISHSHYDHLDYHTFQQLLHTRGDAVHAFVPLGVKEKLTGSGGFGWKSEQVSELDWWDSATLSLGGSQEGQVKIWCTPAQHGSGRGSGDKDASLWASWVVEWISQHQRFCAFFAGDTGLKYHHDNPHKRSKYPACPAFAEIARKFQPFDLLLLPISVGSSLSYFRSWDPFPRAFSPFPRVSSTLTSSIHMDPHDAVECHAIFQKEGNPRAMVSLAVHYGTFVRNDEQTRGDVRELRKACRMHGLKFQRVRDETCLLTGAQREQNEDEQDVFLVADQGKTVWLPIRACS
- a CDS encoding tRNA-specific adenosine deaminase (related to tRNA-specific adenosine deaminase 1), producing MATHQSSLQVDHELIAHLALSAYHQLPPRGGKPGIKSNNRIEWTVLAAFILSYPATESRQYTLISLATGLKCLPFTLLPAHGDVLHDQHAEVLARRGARSWLLHRLEQEVDSGELKLFQEAEAKAGKRWRLSQGVRLHLYVSTLPCGDASSKLLDFQRAAQDVLAATPNAPTPTELLASDTQTSSSSSCTSSSIVRGRASSTHHLLPAASLRTKPGRPDSPPSISMSCSDKIALCNAPGIGMQGSLLSSLMEPIYIHSLTMCDHPTRHIFPAFPWTPPDQEIEFQEQARQALKHVLAQDCRRALQRARPIDDPHPIIVGWSTVAFVDSRESRLEFAWSTLSSSPVSDSHIADGKVPNMSQLKSCEPVSCPNSILYIRDSALQSKKGRVENLASGTKMGAPTRRTKSQIDGQLSEPLKPPARSWLCRLNFFQSFVAAYDSITGIAPPPERKSLLYRDAKQGAFGEGSKAYTTRKAELLGGTEDAQKRVQQFLAGARHATAIKATMPTNEVQNTIATREPGESDKLNAPAQDASVFTAWLRTPVALSQFDLRGHTAQAQAQAQPPCASAPTIGVPTSLIPHHGTEQ
- a CDS encoding uncharacterized protein (related to AYR1 - NADPH-dependent 1-acyl dihydroxyacetone phosphate reductase), which gives rise to MANLVTANDPRKVVVITGCSSGLGRSMAIEFDAQKEYRVFATARNVEALRDLPAGIERVQLDVTNTTSINDAFKAITSSTHNRIDVLINNAGVNLAVGPLIETPIDDIRKTFEANLFGLVAVTQVAAPYMIRRRSGTIVNIGSVAAIACMPFGGPYSASKSAVHAISDTLRLELSPFGVNVVVVAPGAIKSSIAENTLKNRSNSSKPSGDDGDLGYLPAESLYKHVEDLVKFRAEFSQQGEPTPSETFAKNVRQWVAATRPGAYLFTGKKSSVVWISYYLPVRVKDWILGRIFQIHRIGQNAHKNKNI